From the genome of Limisalsivibrio acetivorans, one region includes:
- a CDS encoding triphosphoribosyl-dephospho-CoA synthase: MNSLIKEPKESHKEQLSSFLAHIVQGARTELYLTPKPGLVDLLDSGSHEDLNLVNMSRSICLLEEYRAELVSAKSLDDMVQAGIRAEERMMSLLGTNTHKGFIFLMGLLTDAYSRCSGIPSLCELSERCAEASASLFKDEREPGSCGAAVRKEAGIGGIRGECLNGLPTVLDKALPVMFSVYEETDNYPLAAFHCLAKLMSVTEDSTAVKRCGIEGLTTLRNSGFRLGALLERGDVPFNELIDMNEKFKAINLTMGGTADLFGITAGLFSSLHRRIIKF, translated from the coding sequence TTGAACTCCTTAATAAAAGAGCCGAAAGAATCGCATAAAGAACAGCTTAGCAGTTTTCTTGCACACATAGTTCAAGGTGCGAGGACCGAGCTTTATCTTACCCCGAAGCCGGGGCTAGTGGATCTGCTCGATTCCGGTTCCCATGAGGATCTCAACCTTGTGAATATGTCTCGCTCCATTTGTCTCCTTGAGGAGTACAGGGCAGAACTCGTATCGGCGAAAAGCCTTGATGATATGGTTCAGGCGGGAATAAGGGCGGAGGAGCGGATGATGAGCCTCCTTGGAACGAATACCCACAAGGGCTTTATCTTCCTCATGGGGCTTCTGACGGATGCTTATTCCAGATGTTCCGGTATCCCTTCCCTTTGTGAACTGTCAGAAAGATGCGCCGAGGCCTCTGCATCACTTTTTAAGGATGAGCGTGAGCCCGGTTCCTGCGGGGCAGCTGTGAGGAAGGAGGCTGGAATAGGGGGTATCAGGGGGGAGTGCCTAAACGGTCTTCCCACGGTTTTAGATAAAGCTCTACCCGTTATGTTCAGCGTATACGAGGAAACTGACAACTACCCCTTGGCCGCATTCCACTGTTTGGCTAAGCTGATGAGTGTAACCGAGGACAGTACCGCTGTGAAAAGATGCGGTATCGAGGGGCTCACCACCCTAAGAAACTCCGGCTTCAGGCTAGGGGCACTCCTGGAAAGGGGCGATGTACCATTCAACGAACTTATTGATATGAATGAAAAGTTTAAGGCAATCAATCTGACAATGGGAGGAACAGCCGATCTGTTTGGCATAACCGCAGGCCTTTTTTCCTCTCTCCATCGCAGAATAATCAAATTTTGA
- a CDS encoding response regulator has product MKILIAEDNPVNQMVTKKIIEKLGAEASIAGNGVEAVKMAAGTSFDLILMDINMPEMSGIEATLALRGRGYDRPIYAMTGDSGEEAEQELESAGIDGFLSKPVNLKKLEETIMKYSNNNQEFDDPEKSIEHVMTQLGLDRDTIQELMGEFIKDSMKHLVPLKTAVDSGNLNVTATEAHYIKGAARNMGVNIIAESAERLEKTAKSEMDENYAALYEDLEIKLKGLRDKVENG; this is encoded by the coding sequence ATGAAGATACTGATAGCGGAAGACAACCCGGTCAACCAAATGGTGACCAAAAAGATTATAGAGAAGCTCGGTGCGGAGGCAAGCATTGCCGGAAACGGTGTAGAGGCTGTGAAAATGGCCGCCGGCACCAGCTTTGATCTGATCCTTATGGATATAAATATGCCCGAGATGAGCGGCATAGAAGCAACACTTGCTCTGAGAGGTAGAGGGTATGACAGGCCCATTTATGCAATGACCGGAGATTCCGGCGAAGAAGCCGAGCAGGAGCTGGAAAGCGCAGGGATTGACGGATTCCTGAGCAAGCCTGTAAACCTGAAAAAACTTGAGGAGACCATTATGAAGTATTCTAACAATAACCAGGAATTCGATGATCCTGAGAAGAGTATAGAGCATGTTATGACCCAGCTCGGGCTTGACAGGGATACGATACAGGAGCTTATGGGCGAGTTTATAAAGGACAGCATGAAGCATCTTGTGCCCCTGAAAACCGCAGTTGATTCCGGCAACCTGAATGTGACAGCCACCGAAGCACACTATATCAAGGGTGCCGCCCGCAATATGGGCGTAAACATAATTGCTGAGAGTGCGGAAAGGCTGGAAAAAACAGCCAAGAGCGAGATGGACGAGAATTACGCAGCCCTTTATGAAGACCTTGAAATTAAGCTGAAAGGGCTTCGGGATAAGGTTGAAAACGGTTAA
- a CDS encoding putative metalloprotease CJM1_0395 family protein produces the protein MLLEAINASLTGRITPAGSTSSTARPKPVEPIQQPTRDTGQSIGDRVSISPEARSIQAAKKSENSEFSTYDKSGRSSAGANQELTQEEQQKVDELKKRDQEVRTHEMQHKTAGAPYTSGPTYEYENGPDGKRYAVGGSVDIDTSEIEGDPQATIEKAQKIKAAATAPAEPSSEDRAVAAEASAMEMRAKQDLQKEQTENTEENSKTGQTKSGFAQYAKAAYAGTMAASLNISA, from the coding sequence ATGCTACTTGAAGCCATAAACGCATCGCTCACAGGCCGCATTACTCCCGCCGGGAGTACATCGTCCACTGCCCGCCCAAAACCTGTTGAACCGATTCAACAGCCCACAAGGGACACAGGGCAGTCTATTGGTGATCGTGTGTCTATATCTCCTGAAGCGAGGAGTATTCAGGCAGCAAAGAAGTCTGAAAACAGTGAATTCTCCACCTACGACAAAAGCGGAAGATCATCCGCCGGAGCAAATCAGGAGCTGACCCAAGAGGAACAGCAGAAGGTAGACGAGCTTAAGAAGCGTGATCAGGAAGTCCGCACCCATGAGATGCAGCACAAAACCGCCGGAGCACCATACACCAGCGGGCCCACCTACGAATACGAGAATGGGCCGGACGGCAAGCGTTACGCAGTGGGCGGTTCCGTTGATATAGACACATCTGAGATTGAGGGTGACCCACAGGCAACCATCGAAAAGGCGCAGAAGATTAAAGCCGCCGCCACAGCTCCTGCAGAGCCATCATCCGAGGACAGAGCCGTAGCCGCAGAGGCGAGCGCCATGGAGATGCGTGCCAAGCAGGATCTCCAGAAGGAGCAAACCGAGAACACAGAAGAAAACTCAAAGACTGGACAGACCAAATCCGGATTCGCACAATACGCCAAAGCGGCCTACGCTGGCACAATGGCGGCATCCCTCAACATATCCGCCTAG
- a CDS encoding PAS domain-containing sensor histidine kinase, whose product MDFNTKEESRYLLYAKSLIGESYSFYESGLSNPRSYYLDTAINKLGRALGYLNLAGTSDFECVDILKNSIAELENRLNDKNLVYTTDTRRRFFDLTDYSSNCLENAEIVVWEELVRNSTDSLVAHERSHKKTILVIIFTAGMLLITIYLVYDRSRTLRRLRAEQKIKFRMLDMQPNMVTVTDGAEMLSCNRRVLEFLGYDDEETFKSEHDCICEFFLEKEGYIHGNNLREWTNKVIQNKEMGRESKAVMKDSRSGEERVFLIDIADFYGEDDLTAVSFTDITGEEERFETIAESERHFRNLFYGHSAVMLLINPFTGEVFDANSAAAEYYGYSLKELRNMNISDINCSEGNVMLVMANALDNKLNTFEFTHRLAEGELRNVEVHSSPVDIGGEKYLFSIVTDIHEKKIMEERLNTQSRLLKTIMDNTPLLMIYTDIKDNIIFANSSAKSAAELPEDTGGLKGVHFAQRLGMDTSVCSRELAGRDYHEWECSVDINGREREYRFVRVGVENSSGILEGFVCIGVDISDQKELERTLRSMNEELSAMAEEEVKHRLQSELKYEFLFNSINEGLIVHYFDENGIPSTFTEVNDRVCSMFGYSREELLNMSPKDFHIESEIPKIKEYAKEIFEGEHILFNAKLRARDGSVVDAQLTSNLVELDGRKAAITTLRDMRQIKNLQSEKERSDNIMEAAFSSAAIGICLIEPSGRFITMNDSYCSIFGYTKKELKGRHFSIVLPQSLREQCVLLYSQFADGLIDSFPSTWTCLRRDGNQIIVNATLAKIMMTDGEEVIVTTVQDITVHKELEEKQEKQEQMLIQQSKMASMGEMISVIAHQWKQPLNAVYLIAQFMPELVDEDSPNREDMLSLAGDIMKQVEFMNQTMDDFRNFFKPGKELKSFDVHEAVSDVIKLLKPQLEQAGIETRVTGDNDLSVVGQINEFKQVILNLISNAKDAIAARKAGGGVFHGVIEFRFVSDENVNRLEVADNGGGVPADIIEKVFEPYVSNKGNNGTGIGLSMSKTIIEENMNGKLTLRNEDEGAVFVIDFSSTG is encoded by the coding sequence GTGGATTTTAACACGAAGGAGGAAAGCAGGTATCTTCTTTATGCTAAGTCACTTATCGGCGAGTCTTATTCATTTTATGAAAGCGGTCTCTCAAACCCCCGGAGCTACTATCTCGATACCGCCATCAATAAGCTGGGAAGGGCTTTGGGTTATCTGAACCTTGCAGGCACAAGCGATTTTGAATGTGTTGATATACTGAAGAACAGTATAGCAGAGCTTGAAAATCGGCTGAATGACAAAAACCTTGTATATACAACTGATACCAGGCGTCGTTTCTTTGATCTTACGGATTATTCCTCCAACTGTCTTGAAAATGCAGAGATTGTGGTTTGGGAAGAGCTGGTTCGCAATAGTACAGACTCCCTGGTTGCCCATGAAAGATCCCACAAGAAAACTATCCTGGTTATTATCTTTACAGCAGGTATGCTCTTAATCACCATTTATCTGGTGTATGACCGAAGCAGAACGCTGAGGAGGCTTCGAGCCGAACAGAAGATAAAGTTCCGGATGCTTGATATGCAGCCGAATATGGTTACTGTTACTGACGGAGCAGAGATGCTCAGCTGTAACAGGCGCGTGCTCGAATTCCTGGGCTATGATGATGAGGAAACCTTTAAAAGCGAACATGACTGCATCTGCGAGTTCTTTCTTGAAAAGGAGGGCTATATCCATGGAAACAATCTTCGGGAATGGACGAACAAGGTAATCCAGAACAAGGAGATGGGCAGGGAGAGCAAGGCTGTTATGAAAGACTCCCGTAGCGGCGAGGAACGGGTATTTCTCATCGATATCGCCGATTTCTATGGCGAGGATGATTTAACGGCTGTTTCATTTACGGATATAACAGGCGAGGAGGAACGCTTCGAGACAATAGCCGAGAGTGAGCGGCATTTTCGCAATCTGTTTTATGGGCACAGCGCCGTCATGCTCCTCATTAATCCTTTTACCGGCGAAGTATTTGATGCAAATTCAGCCGCAGCTGAATACTACGGTTATTCTCTTAAAGAGCTGAGAAACATGAATATCAGCGATATTAACTGTTCTGAAGGGAACGTTATGCTCGTTATGGCGAATGCCCTCGACAATAAACTTAATACCTTCGAATTCACCCACAGGCTTGCAGAAGGAGAGCTGAGGAATGTAGAGGTTCATTCGAGCCCTGTGGATATTGGCGGTGAGAAGTATCTTTTTTCCATCGTAACCGACATTCATGAGAAAAAGATTATGGAGGAGAGGCTTAACACCCAGTCTCGCCTTCTGAAAACGATTATGGATAATACTCCCCTCCTGATGATCTATACGGACATAAAAGATAACATCATATTTGCCAACAGTTCGGCTAAGTCCGCTGCGGAGCTCCCTGAAGATACAGGCGGGCTTAAAGGTGTTCACTTTGCCCAAAGGCTTGGTATGGACACCTCGGTTTGCTCCAGAGAGCTTGCGGGTCGGGATTATCATGAATGGGAGTGCAGTGTAGATATTAACGGTAGAGAGCGTGAGTACCGCTTTGTGAGGGTAGGGGTTGAGAACAGCTCGGGAATTCTTGAGGGGTTTGTCTGTATCGGTGTGGATATTAGCGATCAGAAGGAGCTGGAAAGGACGTTAAGATCTATGAATGAAGAGCTTTCCGCCATGGCAGAGGAAGAGGTTAAGCACAGGTTGCAGAGTGAGCTTAAATATGAGTTCCTTTTTAATTCCATCAATGAAGGGCTTATCGTCCACTACTTTGACGAAAACGGTATCCCAAGCACTTTCACAGAAGTCAATGACAGGGTTTGTTCCATGTTCGGCTATTCACGTGAGGAACTTTTAAACATGAGCCCGAAGGATTTCCATATTGAGTCCGAGATACCGAAGATAAAGGAGTATGCAAAGGAGATATTCGAAGGGGAGCACATTCTTTTCAATGCGAAGCTGAGGGCCAGGGATGGGAGCGTCGTGGATGCCCAGCTTACCTCGAACCTTGTGGAGCTGGATGGACGGAAGGCAGCGATAACTACTCTTCGTGATATGCGCCAGATAAAAAATCTACAGAGCGAAAAGGAGAGGAGCGATAATATTATGGAAGCCGCCTTCTCCTCCGCAGCCATCGGTATCTGCCTCATAGAGCCGAGCGGCAGGTTTATAACCATGAATGACAGCTACTGCAGTATCTTCGGTTATACAAAGAAGGAGCTCAAGGGGAGGCATTTCTCCATAGTGCTCCCTCAGTCCCTCAGAGAGCAGTGTGTTCTGCTCTATTCCCAGTTTGCAGACGGTTTGATTGACAGCTTCCCCTCCACTTGGACATGTCTTAGGCGGGACGGCAACCAGATTATTGTCAATGCAACCCTGGCGAAGATAATGATGACGGACGGCGAAGAGGTTATCGTTACCACGGTTCAGGATATAACTGTGCATAAAGAGCTGGAGGAGAAACAGGAGAAGCAGGAGCAGATGCTTATCCAGCAGTCAAAGATGGCAAGTATGGGTGAGATGATAAGTGTTATCGCCCATCAGTGGAAACAGCCGCTTAACGCCGTTTATCTTATCGCTCAGTTCATGCCTGAGCTTGTTGATGAAGACAGCCCCAACCGAGAGGATATGTTGAGCCTTGCTGGTGATATTATGAAGCAGGTTGAGTTTATGAACCAGACTATGGACGACTTCCGGAACTTCTTTAAGCCCGGCAAGGAGCTTAAGAGCTTCGATGTACATGAAGCCGTTTCCGATGTTATAAAGCTTCTTAAGCCCCAGCTTGAGCAGGCGGGGATAGAAACCAGAGTAACAGGGGATAATGATCTCAGTGTTGTGGGGCAGATAAACGAGTTTAAGCAGGTTATACTCAACCTTATCTCAAACGCAAAGGATGCCATAGCTGCGAGGAAGGCCGGAGGCGGCGTATTCCACGGCGTTATCGAATTCAGGTTCGTATCGGATGAGAATGTAAACCGCCTTGAAGTGGCTGATAACGGGGGAGGGGTTCCGGCAGATATTATCGAAAAAGTTTTTGAACCCTATGTCTCCAATAAAGGGAACAATGGGACGGGCATAGGTCTCAGTATGTCAAAAACCATTATCGAGGAAAATATGAATGGGAAGCTCACCCTCCGCAATGAGGATGAGGGGGCCGTTTTCGTCATCGACTTCAGCAGTACGGGTTAA
- a CDS encoding DUF523 domain-containing protein, with amino-acid sequence MRKILVSSCLLGENVRYNGGNNLLGSAVIDRWIEEERVMPFCPEVEGGLPTPRKPAEICGGGGGGAVLSGVAIVRSADGEDFTENFIKGARLALERCREHGIETALLKQGSPSCGCRLIYDGSFSGIKCSGMGVAASLLSSAGIRVFGEDELPDGDVTFPIESTKP; translated from the coding sequence TTGAGGAAGATTTTGGTAAGCTCTTGCCTGCTGGGCGAGAATGTCCGCTATAACGGAGGGAACAACCTTCTTGGGTCTGCCGTTATCGACAGATGGATCGAGGAGGAGCGCGTCATGCCCTTCTGTCCGGAGGTTGAGGGAGGACTCCCCACACCCAGGAAGCCCGCTGAGATCTGTGGAGGCGGTGGAGGCGGAGCTGTTCTTTCCGGTGTAGCCATAGTCCGTTCCGCCGATGGTGAAGATTTTACTGAAAACTTTATCAAAGGTGCACGCCTCGCCCTTGAGAGATGCAGGGAACATGGCATTGAAACCGCACTTCTTAAGCAGGGTAGCCCCTCCTGTGGATGCAGACTTATATATGATGGTAGTTTCTCGGGGATTAAATGCTCCGGCATGGGCGTTGCAGCCTCCCTTCTCAGCTCAGCCGGGATAAGAGTTTTCGGCGAAGATGAACTGCCGGATGGGGATGTAACGTTTCCGATAGAATCAACAAAACCTTGA
- a CDS encoding C-GCAxxG-C-C family protein: MSEREERAVKVFMEGFNCAQAVLTVFCEEYGLDELNALRIATPFGGGVAAQGNTCGAYNGGVMVIGLKEGRIQADDAEAKAKCYELVQRFTERFEEMNGCLVCSDLVGFDMTDEKARTEAVESGVLRIKCSGFVRSAVNILEEIL; encoded by the coding sequence ATGAGTGAGAGAGAGGAAAGGGCTGTTAAAGTCTTTATGGAGGGCTTCAACTGTGCCCAGGCTGTACTAACGGTATTCTGTGAAGAATACGGCCTTGATGAGCTGAATGCGCTTCGAATAGCAACACCCTTCGGCGGCGGAGTCGCTGCACAGGGGAACACCTGCGGTGCATACAACGGCGGTGTTATGGTTATCGGGCTCAAAGAGGGACGCATACAAGCTGATGATGCAGAGGCGAAGGCGAAATGCTACGAACTCGTCCAGAGATTCACAGAGCGCTTTGAGGAAATGAACGGATGCCTTGTCTGCTCCGATCTTGTAGGGTTTGATATGACCGATGAAAAAGCCAGGACAGAGGCTGTGGAATCGGGTGTTCTCAGGATAAAGTGCAGCGGATTTGTTCGCTCTGCGGTGAATATCCTTGAGGAAATCCTTTGA
- a CDS encoding citrate lyase holo-[acyl-carrier protein] synthase encodes MQYDGLRNSILACRDDRQKRIDMCLRNSLERFAGRPAREGRAFIVTLSMNIPGVVKMPPGAAELAKNGAALVESLPVGLKKDCSMEDALGPFKVYSGFGDPYGAKNSMMFIEESIAEHRLLDIDIYTSDGIVSRSAVAKPERRCLVCSEPAKECMRLKRHSIDEVAEAALELLNKRAERIA; translated from the coding sequence ATGCAGTACGACGGGTTAAGGAATAGCATCCTCGCCTGTCGTGATGACAGGCAGAAACGTATAGACATGTGCCTGCGCAACTCCCTTGAACGTTTTGCAGGGAGGCCAGCCCGTGAGGGGAGGGCGTTTATAGTAACGCTCTCCATGAATATCCCCGGTGTGGTGAAGATGCCACCGGGTGCGGCGGAGCTGGCAAAAAACGGGGCGGCTTTGGTGGAGTCCCTCCCTGTGGGGCTTAAGAAGGATTGCTCCATGGAGGATGCGCTGGGGCCGTTCAAGGTTTACTCGGGCTTCGGCGACCCATATGGGGCCAAGAACAGCATGATGTTCATTGAGGAATCTATCGCAGAGCACAGGCTTCTGGATATAGATATATACACCAGCGACGGCATAGTGAGCAGGAGCGCCGTTGCAAAGCCGGAGCGAAGGTGTCTTGTATGCAGTGAGCCCGCCAAAGAGTGCATGCGGCTGAAGAGGCACAGTATAGATGAGGTTGCGGAGGCTGCCCTTGAACTCCTTAATAAAAGAGCCGAAAGAATCGCATAA
- a CDS encoding AEC family transporter: protein MPSYLDIFLITVPYFAIAGAGVFMRLKGWVGRKPEDFLLKLLIRFLIPCLIFNFVVGNVKLENVADAAFLPLWGFATIALGFVVAWFAAPVLGIKDTVDRRAYSFSLGVYNFGFFTIPIIASLYGSEAVGQLLVFNTGIDAAYWSLGVMILTGTPASDAWKILKSPPLQMIIVSLFINALWSDGWEPYILDAATGFFASIAIPVGLFISGLALGEALPSFGQGKSLRIITGSVVLRMFVLSVIFLLAARYIVEDPGLKIIIAVQSAMPAGMLNIAVTRYFTGRAHIAVKVVLGTTLVSIVTVPLWVRFAIWFTS, encoded by the coding sequence ATGCCCTCCTACCTTGATATATTTCTGATAACAGTTCCGTATTTCGCCATTGCAGGTGCCGGTGTTTTTATGCGCCTGAAGGGCTGGGTGGGGCGAAAGCCTGAGGACTTCCTTCTTAAACTGTTGATAAGATTCCTTATACCTTGCCTCATATTCAATTTTGTTGTGGGTAATGTAAAGCTGGAGAACGTTGCAGATGCGGCCTTTCTTCCTCTGTGGGGGTTTGCCACCATAGCCCTGGGATTCGTTGTCGCATGGTTCGCCGCCCCTGTGCTCGGCATAAAGGATACTGTGGATAGGAGGGCCTATTCCTTCTCCCTGGGCGTATATAACTTCGGCTTCTTCACTATCCCCATCATCGCATCCCTCTATGGGAGCGAGGCAGTTGGTCAGCTTCTGGTCTTTAACACGGGTATCGATGCGGCGTACTGGTCCCTCGGCGTCATGATCCTCACTGGAACACCAGCCTCAGATGCATGGAAGATCCTCAAGAGCCCTCCTCTGCAGATGATCATTGTCTCCCTTTTTATCAACGCCCTATGGAGTGATGGATGGGAGCCTTACATCCTTGACGCCGCCACCGGTTTCTTCGCCTCCATTGCAATCCCTGTGGGGCTTTTCATAAGCGGACTCGCCCTCGGCGAGGCACTCCCTTCCTTTGGTCAGGGGAAGAGCCTGCGGATAATAACGGGTTCTGTTGTTCTGCGAATGTTTGTTCTGTCTGTAATATTCCTTCTTGCGGCAAGGTATATTGTTGAAGACCCGGGGCTAAAGATTATCATAGCGGTTCAGTCCGCCATGCCTGCGGGTATGCTGAATATCGCTGTTACACGCTATTTCACGGGTAGAGCGCACATCGCCGTGAAGGTTGTTCTGGGCACAACACTGGTTAGTATTGTCACTGTACCGTTATGGGTAAGGTTTGCTATCTGGTTTACAAGCTAG
- a CDS encoding flagellin, whose protein sequence is MDPVSAGLSVSINRSYSKIGDTLEKITSGNRLTTGESPADIGVSSRLSAQYNENFIKARNAQDAISYLQTREGVLENIGGTLYRLRELAIQYKNPILNESDRKMLVDQANMLKSVIDDTAGDMDFNGHSVAGDADAEGLGLDDFNLSDPNALIKIDNALGKLNSARVNGGTKINALESEIDGLRQAGINLAKANERLAGVNLAEEISNLASETTRFQLGVQAQKLHMDLSAQRAATLLGIS, encoded by the coding sequence ATGGATCCCGTTTCAGCTGGTCTTTCGGTCAGCATAAACAGATCCTACAGCAAGATAGGGGACACTCTGGAGAAGATAACCTCCGGAAACCGGCTGACTACAGGGGAAAGCCCTGCGGATATAGGTGTGTCCTCACGCCTCAGTGCCCAGTATAACGAGAATTTTATAAAGGCGAGAAACGCCCAGGACGCCATCAGCTACCTTCAGACGAGGGAAGGGGTCCTTGAGAATATCGGCGGAACGCTCTACAGACTGCGTGAGCTTGCCATCCAATATAAAAACCCCATTCTCAATGAAAGCGACAGGAAGATGCTGGTTGACCAGGCAAACATGCTTAAATCAGTCATTGATGACACCGCCGGAGATATGGATTTCAACGGTCACAGCGTCGCCGGCGATGCTGATGCCGAAGGTCTCGGCCTTGATGACTTTAATCTTTCGGATCCCAATGCTCTCATTAAGATAGACAACGCACTGGGTAAGCTGAACTCCGCCCGAGTTAACGGCGGAACGAAGATTAACGCCCTAGAATCTGAGATAGACGGACTGCGTCAGGCGGGGATAAACCTTGCAAAGGCAAACGAGCGGCTAGCCGGCGTTAACCTTGCAGAGGAGATAAGCAATCTCGCCTCAGAAACAACCCGCTTCCAACTCGGTGTGCAGGCTCAAAAACTACATATGGATCTCAGCGCCCAGCGGGCGGCCACGCTTCTAGGAATTTCATGA